The following are from one region of the Pocillopora verrucosa isolate sample1 chromosome 3, ASM3666991v2, whole genome shotgun sequence genome:
- the LOC131797706 gene encoding kelch-like protein 12 isoform X1, whose translation MAASSRQVEARIDEKPEIMYDDFREELLHKLNELRESNSLCDTTIRAQGQDFPAHRCVLSAASPYFRAMFTSELKEKESDLVELKEMKSSTISDVLHYIYTGETAIDSSNAKDLVMVADYLMIPSLKRKAAVFLQNEMLNVSSCLALESFASQYDCKQLRQAAVSFQTENFVDVSRSEDFTLLDSRKLQELICMDELNVAEEEEVYEAVMTWVKHDLPSRECTLPELLKSVRLFSMSKSSLRRILDQELVSKSLACTRIVINALDLFLFPVLSHDISLTPRSSLNNYEDVVVLTRSELPSDENDNDRTHFFVLATMTWGSLPTVPSNCEHHVAAAVCGGLLYVVGDFGSTSVSCFNPKQKKWSALDTKLNCRDCTVTSFDDKLFVIGGEDSWHDVQIYNPVLKEWRQGASMEAARAGHSAVVLQGHIYVIAGHNGEHCQNSAECYNPSTDQWAEISSMSDVRRSAAAVAVGGKLLVVGGFGDMSDYVVESSCEIFDPNANQWDLVPSLSIPRAGSGIVGVGDTVYLFGGEDENDIRGDVQCFDLKTRLCHSKAMVLHQLNLVFGHTQV comes from the exons ATGGCGGCCAGCAGCAGACAGGTAGAGGCGAGAATTGATGAAAAGCCTGAAATTATGTACGATGATTTTAGGGAAGAGTTACTCCATAAACTCAACGAACTCAGAGAATCGAATTCTCTCTGTGATACAACAATTCGAGCCCAAGGACAGGATTTCCCTGCCCACAGATGTGTTCTGTCAGCTGCAAGCCCTTACTTCCGTGCCATGTTTACAAGtgaattaaaggaaaaagaaagtgacCTTGTCGAGTTAAAGGAGATGAAATCTAGCACGATTAGCGATGTTCTTCATTATATTTATACCGGTGAAACAGCAATCGACTCTTCCAACGCGAAAGATTTGGTCATGGTCGCCGACTATTTGATGATACCAAGTTTGAAAAGGAAAGCTGCAGTTTTCCTCCAGAATGAAATGCTAAATGTTTCCAGTTGTTTAGCTTTAGAATCGTTCGCTTCTCAGTACGATTGCAAGCAACTAAGGCAAGCCGCAGTTTCTTTCcaaactgagaattttgtagaCGTCTCTAGATCTGAAGATTTCACTTTACTTGATTCGAGAAAATTACAAGAACTGATTTGCATGGACGAGCTAAACGTGGCTGAAGAAGAGGAAGTGTATGAAGCAGTGATGACCTGGGTGAAACATGATCTACCATCCAGAGAGTGCACTCTTCCAGAATTGTTGAAATCTGTTAGATTGTTTTCAATGTCAAAATCCAGTCTTCGAAGAATACTTGATCAAGAGCTGGTTTCTAAAAGTCTCGCATGTACGAGGATTGTAATAAATGCGTTGGATTTGTTCCTTTTCCCAGTGTTGTCGCATGACATTTCACTGACACCTCGCTCGTCATTAAATAATTATGAAGATGTAGTGGTACTCACACGTTCTGAGCTACCATCTGATGAAAATGATAACGACAGAactcatttttttgttctcgCCACTATGACCTGGGGGTCCCTCCCCACGGTGCCTTCCAACTGCGAACATCATGTAGCAGCAGCAGTGTGCGGAGGACTCTTGTATGTAGTAGGAGATTTTGGATCAACTTCAGTGAGTTGTTTTAACCCAAAGCAGAAAAAGTGGAGCGCTCTTGATACAAAATTAAACTGCAGAGACTGTACAGTCACATCTTTTGATGATAAGCTCTTTGTGATAGGTGGTGAGGATTCTTGGCATGATGTTCAAATATACAATCCAGTTCTTAAAGAGTGGAGACAGGGAGCATCAATGGAAGCTGCTCGTGCTGGACACAGTGCAGTTGTACTTCAAGGACATATTTATGTCATTGCTGGTCACAATGGTGAGCATTGTCAGAACAGTGCGGAGTGTTACAATCCATCAACTGACCAATGGGCTGAGATTTCAAGTATGTCTGATGTTCGAAGGTCAGCTGCTGCTGTGGCAGTTGGTGGAAAACTTTTAGTTGTTGGAGGATTTGGTGACATGTCAGATTACGTTGTAGAATCTTCCTGCGAAATTTTTGATCCAAATGCCAATCAGTGGGACCTTGTACCTAGTCTAAGTATTCCACGTGCTGGAAGTGGTATTGTGGGTGTAGGAGACACTGTTTACTTATTTGGAGGTGAGGATGAAAATGATATTAGAGGAGACGTGCAATGTTTTGACTTAAAAACAA GGCTGTGCCATAGCAAAGCCATGGTGCTACATCAACTAAATTTAGTCTTTGG TCACACTCAAGTTTGA
- the LOC131797719 gene encoding uncharacterized protein, with product MSSGQSVGQDGPATQAQNELSDRRNSTELASTRRRRKIFWVSIVCWLMILCVTAIIIIAVVHFQNSKSDIDQMSAGALIGFGVLLIFVLLWSGVIYFKFYRSKSRRDPQQYRPSREEFVAFASNEIVSRGVSSTISTNNSATYSRSTNSSAEGINPERIIYRERRYDDERRYNDERRVIDQAVETPIMTSIPSASRMTREYIDRQLALVGRSHATHPPERQRTEAERPRIIVDSNRAPPRQHHRHSVPMPPPYQPQVVPSYRASASLPAGTPPPAYDRVCGRRNRRESTASEDSQCLSPPAYQSRPPSPSGGISQGVDTTNMYLNLPSQRPRLVVGRPVSMQFPVENMRRYEVATSQPRQQLSLPSTGRILSENAIYPVPSRARRVSPPAIQTTAITSMAPYHQPQHRSSASPHYHVSPHLPNSASLPPLALARGPPSSPTHQPVSPPYPTAHVPFSLPVLALGAPESTSRLSLTSNRPPSPIQEATEDNQEENENNKIETPPAATSEVRRPSVVLVYLSQSPEEDIIV from the coding sequence ATGAGCAGTGGACAATCCGTTGGCCAAGATGGGCCGGCAACTCAAGCACAAAATGAACTGTCAGATAGGCGAAATTCTACTGAACTGGCCTCGACGCGAAGGAGAAGAAAGATCTTCTGGGTGAGCATCGTGTGTTGGCTGATGATTTTGTGCGTAACAGCTATTATAATTATAGCTGTTGTACACTTTCAAAACTCTAAAAGCGACATAGATCAGATGAGTGCAGGCGCTCTTATTGGATTTGGAGTGTTGCTTATTTTTGTGCTTTTGTGGTCGGGTGTAATTTACTTCAAGTTTTATCGTTCGAAATCGAGAAGGGATCCGCAACAATACAGACCGAGCCGAGAAGAGTTTGTAGCCTTTGCCTCAAACGAGATCGTTTCAAGAGGAGTTAGTTCAACAATTTCTACAAATAATTCTGCAACGTATAGTCGATCTACTAATAGCTCAGCCGAAGGGATTAATCCTGAACGTATTATATATCGCGAACGACGCTATGACGACGAGCGACGTTACAACGACGAACGACGAGTTATCGATCAGGCCGTGGAAACGCCAATCATGACTTCGATTCCAAGTGCGTCTAGAATGACACGAGAATACATCGATCGCCAACTTGCTCTTGTCGGGAGATCACATGCAACACATCCTCCTGAACGCCAACGAACTGAAGCCGAACGCCCACGAATTATCGTCGACTCCAATCGTGCTCCTCCTCGTCAACATCATCGGCACTCAGTTCCAATGCCTCCACCATATCAACCACAAGTAGTCCCTTCATATAGAGCATCAGCAAGTTTACCCGCGGGTACCCCACCACCTGCTTATGACAGAGTCTGTGGTAGGAGGAACCGACGCGAGTCGACGGCGTCAGAAGACAGCCAGTGTCTGAGTCCTCCGGCTTATCAGTCGCGTCCTCCATCACCATCAGGTGGGATATCACAGGGGGTAGATACCACCAACATGTACCTTAATCTACCTTCCCAACGACCAAGACTGGTGGTCGGTCGCCCTGTTTCCATGCAATTTCCTGTTGAAAACATGAGACGCTATGAAGTAGCGACGAGCCAACCACGTCAGCAATTGTCACTACCATCAACTGGCAGAATTTTGTCAGAAAATGCCATTTATCCTGTGCCATCGAGAGCAAGGCGAGTTTCGCCTCCTGCAATACAAACTACGGCAATCACATCAATGGCGCCCTACCATCAACCACAACACAGATCATCAGCATCTCCACATTACCATGTATCACCCCATCTGCCAAATTCAGCATCACTTCCCCCCCTTGCCCTTGCACGGGGCCCACCATCAAGTCCAACACACCAGCCTGTTTCACCACCATATCCTACAGCGCATGTACCATTTTCTCTCCCTGTCTTAGCTTTAGGTGCTCCAGAAAGCACGTCTCGGCTTTCGCTTACGTCAAACCGTCCTCCTTCTCCAATACAAGAAGCTACTGAAGACAATCAGGAAGAAAACGAgaacaataaaattgaaacgCCGCCAGCGGCGACAAGTGAAGTACGCAGACCTAGTGTCGTTCTTGTCTATTTATCACAATCACCAGAGGAGGATATAATCGTATAA
- the LOC131797706 gene encoding kelch-like protein 12 isoform X3 encodes MAASSRQVEARIDEKPEIMYDDFREELLHKLNELRESNSLCDTTIRAQGQDFPAHRCVLSAASPYFRAMFTSELKEKESDLVELKEMKSSTISDVLHYIYTGETAIDSSNAKDLVMVADYLMIPSLKRKAAVFLQNEMLNVSSCLALESFASQYDCKQLRQAAVSFQTENFVDVSRSEDFTLLDSRKLQELICMDELNVAEEEEVYEAVMTWVKHDLPSRECTLPELLKSVRLFSMSKSSLRRILDQELVSKSLACTRIVINALDLFLFPVLSHDISLTPRSSLNNYEDVVVLTRSELPSDENDNDRTHFFVLATMTWGSLPTVPSNCEHHVAAAVCGGLLYVVGDFGSTSVSCFNPKQKKWSALDTKLNCRDCTVTSFDDKLFVIGGEDSWHDVQIYNPVLKEWRQGASMEAARAGHSAVVLQGHIYVIAGHNGEHCQNSAECYNPSTDQWAEISSMSDVRRSAAAVAVGGKLLVVGGFGDMSDYVVESSCEIFDPNANQWDLVPSLSIPRAGSGIVGVGDTVYLFGGLCHSKAMVLHQLNLVFGHTQV; translated from the exons ATGGCGGCCAGCAGCAGACAGGTAGAGGCGAGAATTGATGAAAAGCCTGAAATTATGTACGATGATTTTAGGGAAGAGTTACTCCATAAACTCAACGAACTCAGAGAATCGAATTCTCTCTGTGATACAACAATTCGAGCCCAAGGACAGGATTTCCCTGCCCACAGATGTGTTCTGTCAGCTGCAAGCCCTTACTTCCGTGCCATGTTTACAAGtgaattaaaggaaaaagaaagtgacCTTGTCGAGTTAAAGGAGATGAAATCTAGCACGATTAGCGATGTTCTTCATTATATTTATACCGGTGAAACAGCAATCGACTCTTCCAACGCGAAAGATTTGGTCATGGTCGCCGACTATTTGATGATACCAAGTTTGAAAAGGAAAGCTGCAGTTTTCCTCCAGAATGAAATGCTAAATGTTTCCAGTTGTTTAGCTTTAGAATCGTTCGCTTCTCAGTACGATTGCAAGCAACTAAGGCAAGCCGCAGTTTCTTTCcaaactgagaattttgtagaCGTCTCTAGATCTGAAGATTTCACTTTACTTGATTCGAGAAAATTACAAGAACTGATTTGCATGGACGAGCTAAACGTGGCTGAAGAAGAGGAAGTGTATGAAGCAGTGATGACCTGGGTGAAACATGATCTACCATCCAGAGAGTGCACTCTTCCAGAATTGTTGAAATCTGTTAGATTGTTTTCAATGTCAAAATCCAGTCTTCGAAGAATACTTGATCAAGAGCTGGTTTCTAAAAGTCTCGCATGTACGAGGATTGTAATAAATGCGTTGGATTTGTTCCTTTTCCCAGTGTTGTCGCATGACATTTCACTGACACCTCGCTCGTCATTAAATAATTATGAAGATGTAGTGGTACTCACACGTTCTGAGCTACCATCTGATGAAAATGATAACGACAGAactcatttttttgttctcgCCACTATGACCTGGGGGTCCCTCCCCACGGTGCCTTCCAACTGCGAACATCATGTAGCAGCAGCAGTGTGCGGAGGACTCTTGTATGTAGTAGGAGATTTTGGATCAACTTCAGTGAGTTGTTTTAACCCAAAGCAGAAAAAGTGGAGCGCTCTTGATACAAAATTAAACTGCAGAGACTGTACAGTCACATCTTTTGATGATAAGCTCTTTGTGATAGGTGGTGAGGATTCTTGGCATGATGTTCAAATATACAATCCAGTTCTTAAAGAGTGGAGACAGGGAGCATCAATGGAAGCTGCTCGTGCTGGACACAGTGCAGTTGTACTTCAAGGACATATTTATGTCATTGCTGGTCACAATGGTGAGCATTGTCAGAACAGTGCGGAGTGTTACAATCCATCAACTGACCAATGGGCTGAGATTTCAAGTATGTCTGATGTTCGAAGGTCAGCTGCTGCTGTGGCAGTTGGTGGAAAACTTTTAGTTGTTGGAGGATTTGGTGACATGTCAGATTACGTTGTAGAATCTTCCTGCGAAATTTTTGATCCAAATGCCAATCAGTGGGACCTTGTACCTAGTCTAAGTATTCCACGTGCTGGAAGTGGTATTGTGGGTGTAGGAGACACTGTTTACTTATTTGGAG GGCTGTGCCATAGCAAAGCCATGGTGCTACATCAACTAAATTTAGTCTTTGG TCACACTCAAGTTTGA
- the LOC131797668 gene encoding uncharacterized protein, with protein MKQHEKAEKQMKRTQMLERFCSGSALLLSLLCCVAWINVELRIQEHHRLISHSAKFCDKIETEIIRKMQKNYARWQLENIRKKEDGKFCYVGNGQEAMSRKKRFTRDDLQQNSSLASSLVQKLIKQELSLLQNQFCAKNHTLCQAGQKGNRGRRGKPGNRGKRGPPGRTGPEGPPGKYGPIGPPGPIGIKGDVGLPGSPGPLGPRGPPGEKGATGKPGESLSAPSLTERPIGMTVNESQTAMLKCKVSGNPRPKVKWSKVRSSLPVGRHTVESSGALILKDVRPGDDGVYSCRAESLLGQVNSSAKLTVQFIPKPKLSSSRLMAEEKQNVTIACNAVGQPQPSITWSKAVGSLPKDRTEVKNGKLKIYSLAKKDSGIFICKAENTLGSATYTAHLVVFTALKFKVRPPQEVTLYPPLYVPCTAESDLSTKITWTKDGMSPLPVESNVLQNGTLVINNIRESHQGNYTCRATNALTTIEAKVKIIFRNISSCSVIRKYVSSANGNYVIDPDGEGGLAPFTVYCDMSDKNGVGVTVISHDSESRTHVNGCEPIGCYSRDIDYTGASLSQLASLTSVSSQCEQFIKYECHDSILIRRKGGEHGWWVSRDSAKMTTWGGATPGSGKCACGMTNSCADPSYPCNCDKNDYVWREDSGLLTEKTHLPVKQLRFGDTGDGSEEGYHTLGKLKCYGIA; from the exons ATGAAACAACACGAAAAAGCAGAGAAGCAAATGAAGAGAACACAGATGTTGGAGCGCTTTTGTTCCGGGTCAGCCTTGTTGTTGTCCCTTTTATGTTGTGTTGCGTGGATTAACGTGGAACTCAGAATACAAGAACACCATCGACTGATATCACATTCAGCAAAGTTCTGTGATAAGATAGAGACAGAAATCATACGAAAGATGCAGAAGAATTACGCACGTTGGCAACTTGAGAATATAAGGAAAAaggaagatggtaagttttgctATGTTGGCA aCGGACAGGAAGCTATGTCGAGAAAGAAACGCTTTACACGGGATGATTTACAACAAAACTCTTCCTTAGCATCCTCTTTGGTACAAAAGCTGATCAAACAAGAGCTTAGTCTACTGCAAAACCAGTTCTGCGCAAAAAATCACACACTTTGCCAAGCAGGACAAAAAGGTAACAGGGGAAGACGAGGAAAACCGGGAAACCGAGGGAAGCGGGGTCCTCCTGGAAGAACTGGTCCAGAAGGGCCACCTGGTAAATATGGACCGATAGGACCGCCGGGGCCGATAGGAATAAAGGGGGATGTCGGATTACCAGGGAGCCCCGGTCCCTTGGGACCGCGAGGGCCACCGGGAGAGAAAGGAGCCACAGGTAAGCCCGGTGAGTCCCTCTCAGCGCCATCTCTGACTGAGCGACCCATTGGAATGACAGTCAATGAAAGTCAGACAGCCATGTTGAAATGTAAAGTGAGTGGTAACCCAAGGCCAAAAGTGAAGTGGTCTAAGGTGAGATCATCGCTTCCTGTTGGACGTCACACGGTAGAGTCCAGTGGTGCGCTAATTCTAAAAGACGTTAGACCTGGGGACGACGGAGTCTACAGCTGCAGGGCAGAGAGTTTGCTGGGACAAGTGAACTCCTCAGCAAAATTAACTGTTCAGT TCATCCCTAAACCTAAGTTATCATCAAGTCGATTAATGGCTGAAGAGAAACAGAACGTCACTATTGCCTGCAATGCTGTCGGTCAGCCGCAGCCAAGCATCACGTGGTCTAAGGCAGTGGGTAGTTTGCCAAAAGATAGGACTGAAGTGAAGAATGGAAAGTTAAAAATCTATAGTTTGGCGAAAAAGGACAGTGGAATATTCATTTGCAAGGCAGAGAATACTTTAGGATCAGCGACATACACTGCTCATCTCGTGGTATTTACTGCTCTGAAGTTCAAAGTGCGTCCTCCTCAGGAGGTGACTCTGTATCCTCCTCTTTATGTGCCATGTACGGCCGAGAGTGACCTGAGCACTAAAATCACTTGGACAAAGGATGGCATGTCTCCTCTTCCTGTGGAGTCTAATGTTCTACAAAATGGAACACTGGTTATAAACAACATCAGGGAATCACACCAAGGAAATTACACCTGCAGAGCGACTAATGCTTTGACAACAATAGAAGccaaagttaaaatcatctttcgTAATATTTCGTCTTGTTCTGTGATAAGAAAATACGTCAGTAGCGCAAACGGAAATTACGTCATTGATCCAGATGGCGAAGGGGGACTGGCACCTTTCACGGTATATTGTGACATGAGTGACAAGAATGGAGTTGGCGTGACTGTTATTAGTCACGACAGTGAAAGTAGAACACATGTGAACGGATGCGAGCCTATAGGCTGTTATTCACGAGACATTGATTATACCGGAGCGAGTTTGTCTCAGCTCGCAAGTCTCACCAGTGTCTCCTCACAGTGTGAACAGTTTATCAAGTATGAGTGTCATGATTCAATACTAATAAGACGGAAGGGAGGTGAACACGGATGGTGGGTGTCACGCGACTCCGCTAAAATGACGACCTGGGGTGGAGCAACACCTGGAAGTGGTAAGTGCGCATGCGGGATGACCAACTCCTGTGCAGACCCCAGTTATCCATGTAATTGTGATAAGAATGACTATGTATGGCGTGAAGACAGCGGTCTGCTCACTGAAAAGACACATCTACCAGTCAAACAGCTCAGGTTTGGTGACACAGGTGATGGATCAGAAGAAGGATATCACACTCTGGGAAAACTTAAATGCTATGGAATAGCATGA
- the LOC131797739 gene encoding neurexin-4-like: MYLQRIWLAFLCLHRQLSVSNGGMCREEKSQLGFALLNSSYSTKQTSHYSDCVYICALDPQCMSFNFWWEKKICDLNSKAREHSCRACFVTDKSSTYMGMARYPGYPALARSCSALKQIDPAAQTGLYIIDPDGEGGFPPLFNVTCDMSDKNGVGVTVIGHDSETRMLVKGCNGPGCYSRDVHYTGTSLSQLANLAKVSLHCEQYIKYECQSSSIVWQNKTFAWWVSRDDIKMNYWGGASPGKGDQICACGMNNTCPKPDIVCNCDNNDGVLREDSGLLTDKKSLPVKQLRFGDTGEENERGFHTLGKFKCYGIV; encoded by the exons ATGTATCTCCAGCGCATTTGGTTAGCTTTTCTCTGTCTTCACCGTCAACTTTCGGTTTCAAATGGTGGTATGTGTCGTGAAGAGAAATCCCAGCTTGGTTTTGCCCTTCTCAACTCTTCCTACAGCACAAAGCAAACATCACACTATTCTGACTGCGTATATATATGCGCGCTTGATCCTCAGTGCATGAGTTTTAATTTCTGGTGGGAGAAGAAAATATGTGATTTGAACAGCAAAGCAAGAGAGCATAGTTGCCGGGCCTGCTTTGTAACAGATAAGTCATCCACTTACATGGGAATGGCGAGGTATCCCGGCTACccag CATTAGCGAGGTCCTGCAGCGCCTTGAAACAGATTGACCCTGCGGCACAAACGGGCTTGTACATCATTGACCCTGATGGCGAGGGAGGCTTCCCGCCCTTATTTAACGTCACCTGTGACATGAGTGACAAGAATGGAGTTGGCGTGACAGTCATTGGTCACGACAGTGAAACCAGAATGCTAGTGAAAGGATGTAATGGCCCAGGATGTTATTCACGAGACGTTCATTACACAGGAACGAGTCTGTCCCAGCTGGCCAATCTAGCCAAAGTTTCCTTACATTGTGAACAGTATATTAAGTATGAGTGCCAATCTTCGTCCATCGtttggcaaaacaaaacattcgcATGGTGGGTATCACGCGATGACATCAAGATGAATTACTGGGGAGGAGCCTCGCCTGGGAAAGGAGATCAAATCTGCGCATGCGGAATGAACAACACGTGCCCAAAACCCGACATCGTTTGTAACTGCGACAATAACGACGGAGTTTTACGAGAAGACAGCGGTCTCCTCACCGACAAGAAAAGTCTTCCGGTTAAACAGCTGAGGTTTGGAGATACTGGGGAGGAAAACGAAAGAGGCTTTCATACTTTGGGAAAGTTTAAGTGCTATGGCATAGTTTAA
- the LOC131797706 gene encoding kelch-like protein 12 isoform X2: protein MAASSRQVEARIDEKPEIMYDDFREELLHKLNELRESNSLCDTTIRAQGQDFPAHRCVLSAASPYFRAMFTSELKEKESDLVELKEMKSSTISDVLHYIYTGETAIDSSNAKDLVMVADYLMIPSLKRKAAVFLQNEMLNVSSCLALESFASQYDCKQLRQAAVSFQTENFVDVSRSEDFTLLDSRKLQELICMDELNVAEEEEVYEAVMTWVKHDLPSRECTLPELLKSVRLFSMSKSSLRRILDQELVSKSLACTRIVINALDLFLFPVLSHDISLTPRSSLNNYEDVVVLTRSELPSDENDNDRTHFFVLATMTWGSLPTVPSNCEHHVAAAVCGGLLYVVGDFGSTSVSCFNPKQKKWSALDTKLNCRDCTVTSFDDKLFVIGGEDSWHDVQIYNPVLKEWRQGASMEAARAGHSAVVLQGHIYVIAGHNGEHCQNSAECYNPSTDQWAEISSMSDVRRSAAAVAVGGKLLVVGGFGDMSDYVVESSCEIFDPNANQWDLVPSLSIPRAGSGIVGVGDTVYLFGVTLKFEQIDTMKDLVTNVSNRMFLGSKRSEGLLEMTL, encoded by the exons ATGGCGGCCAGCAGCAGACAGGTAGAGGCGAGAATTGATGAAAAGCCTGAAATTATGTACGATGATTTTAGGGAAGAGTTACTCCATAAACTCAACGAACTCAGAGAATCGAATTCTCTCTGTGATACAACAATTCGAGCCCAAGGACAGGATTTCCCTGCCCACAGATGTGTTCTGTCAGCTGCAAGCCCTTACTTCCGTGCCATGTTTACAAGtgaattaaaggaaaaagaaagtgacCTTGTCGAGTTAAAGGAGATGAAATCTAGCACGATTAGCGATGTTCTTCATTATATTTATACCGGTGAAACAGCAATCGACTCTTCCAACGCGAAAGATTTGGTCATGGTCGCCGACTATTTGATGATACCAAGTTTGAAAAGGAAAGCTGCAGTTTTCCTCCAGAATGAAATGCTAAATGTTTCCAGTTGTTTAGCTTTAGAATCGTTCGCTTCTCAGTACGATTGCAAGCAACTAAGGCAAGCCGCAGTTTCTTTCcaaactgagaattttgtagaCGTCTCTAGATCTGAAGATTTCACTTTACTTGATTCGAGAAAATTACAAGAACTGATTTGCATGGACGAGCTAAACGTGGCTGAAGAAGAGGAAGTGTATGAAGCAGTGATGACCTGGGTGAAACATGATCTACCATCCAGAGAGTGCACTCTTCCAGAATTGTTGAAATCTGTTAGATTGTTTTCAATGTCAAAATCCAGTCTTCGAAGAATACTTGATCAAGAGCTGGTTTCTAAAAGTCTCGCATGTACGAGGATTGTAATAAATGCGTTGGATTTGTTCCTTTTCCCAGTGTTGTCGCATGACATTTCACTGACACCTCGCTCGTCATTAAATAATTATGAAGATGTAGTGGTACTCACACGTTCTGAGCTACCATCTGATGAAAATGATAACGACAGAactcatttttttgttctcgCCACTATGACCTGGGGGTCCCTCCCCACGGTGCCTTCCAACTGCGAACATCATGTAGCAGCAGCAGTGTGCGGAGGACTCTTGTATGTAGTAGGAGATTTTGGATCAACTTCAGTGAGTTGTTTTAACCCAAAGCAGAAAAAGTGGAGCGCTCTTGATACAAAATTAAACTGCAGAGACTGTACAGTCACATCTTTTGATGATAAGCTCTTTGTGATAGGTGGTGAGGATTCTTGGCATGATGTTCAAATATACAATCCAGTTCTTAAAGAGTGGAGACAGGGAGCATCAATGGAAGCTGCTCGTGCTGGACACAGTGCAGTTGTACTTCAAGGACATATTTATGTCATTGCTGGTCACAATGGTGAGCATTGTCAGAACAGTGCGGAGTGTTACAATCCATCAACTGACCAATGGGCTGAGATTTCAAGTATGTCTGATGTTCGAAGGTCAGCTGCTGCTGTGGCAGTTGGTGGAAAACTTTTAGTTGTTGGAGGATTTGGTGACATGTCAGATTACGTTGTAGAATCTTCCTGCGAAATTTTTGATCCAAATGCCAATCAGTGGGACCTTGTACCTAGTCTAAGTATTCCACGTGCTGGAAGTGGTATTGTGGGTGTAGGAGACACTGTTTACTTATTTGGAG TCACACTCAAGTTTGAACAAATAGACACAATGAAAG ATCTTGTCACAAATGTTTCCAACCGTATGTTCCTCGGTAGCAAGAGGTCAGAGGGTCTTTTGGAAATGACTCTGTGA